One Campylobacterota bacterium DNA segment encodes these proteins:
- a CDS encoding chemotaxis protein CheA, with protein sequence MAVFDINKYRQMFLEEAEDIFETIDTLLLEAEESGDMDGETINSLFRSVHTLKGNSASVELAMFAALAHELEFFMDRLRNGELSFEESMAGLLIEGIDTLKEVLELELASELAEDRFAEIKALLLRKIDAFNEDSRELEMLTASAGSDEDFGLLLPLDDEEGFGPLGQEPSEETELPQGMDEYFGLFDDRAHSPQEHEVPPFEEIFGFFDDLEQEAFRRAGDELSSGSGGFGFFDDAPSAPIALEEDFGFFDDIPVRSVQTADTAVSKPATPKEALTAENKEAKKFKADSTSNSIRVDLSKIDGLMNNIGELVIAHSMLSQYTYTMEDQKIKAELSERLDLIDRHIRELQESVMSVRMVPMETVFSKFPKVIRDTAKKLDKKIDFKHFGESVEIDKAMIEGLTDPLMHIVRNGLDHGIESPEKRRALGKPETGTLMMSAEQANGQMIIKIQDDGGGINVAKVTAKALENGVIDEHQAAAMSKEEKAMLIFAPGLSTADAVTDISGRGVGMDVVMSNIKKLGGAIKVDTEEGYGTTFTIALPLTLAILDGLNIRIGREQFILPLSAIIESLKPEEEMIKHIGDKDSEMLMLRNEFIPIVRLHNVFNVAPQYRKLTEGLLIVVRSAAQKIALFVDEFMNQQQFVIKPLDKNFRNAQGIGGATVRGDGTIGLIIDTMNILEKNY encoded by the coding sequence ATGGCAGTTTTTGATATTAATAAATATCGGCAGATGTTCCTCGAAGAGGCCGAAGATATTTTCGAGACGATCGATACGCTGTTACTCGAAGCCGAAGAGAGCGGCGACATGGACGGTGAAACGATCAATTCGCTCTTCCGGTCCGTCCACACCCTCAAAGGCAACTCCGCGTCGGTCGAGCTTGCGATGTTCGCGGCCCTCGCCCATGAACTCGAATTTTTCATGGACCGCCTGCGCAACGGCGAGCTCTCGTTCGAAGAGAGCATGGCGGGGTTGCTGATCGAAGGTATCGACACCCTCAAAGAGGTGCTCGAACTCGAACTGGCAAGCGAACTGGCAGAGGATCGTTTCGCGGAGATCAAGGCGCTTCTCCTGCGCAAGATCGACGCTTTTAACGAAGACTCGCGCGAGCTGGAAATGCTCACCGCCTCTGCCGGCAGCGATGAGGATTTCGGGCTGCTTCTTCCCCTCGATGATGAAGAAGGGTTCGGCCCTCTGGGCCAGGAGCCCTCGGAGGAGACGGAACTGCCGCAGGGGATGGACGAATACTTCGGCTTGTTCGACGATCGTGCACACTCCCCGCAAGAGCATGAAGTTCCCCCGTTCGAAGAGATTTTCGGATTTTTCGACGATCTGGAACAAGAGGCTTTCCGCCGGGCGGGAGACGAACTATCCTCGGGTTCCGGAGGGTTCGGCTTTTTCGACGATGCCCCGTCGGCTCCGATCGCCCTCGAGGAGGATTTCGGGTTTTTCGACGACATCCCGGTGCGCTCGGTCCAAACAGCCGACACCGCAGTCTCCAAACCCGCAACGCCCAAAGAAGCCCTTACAGCGGAAAACAAGGAAGCCAAGAAGTTCAAAGCCGACAGCACCTCGAATTCGATCCGCGTGGATCTGTCGAAAATCGACGGTTTGATGAACAACATCGGCGAACTGGTCATCGCACACTCGATGCTCTCGCAGTACACCTACACGATGGAAGACCAGAAGATAAAAGCCGAACTCTCCGAACGGCTTGATCTGATCGACCGCCATATCAGAGAGCTCCAAGAATCGGTCATGAGCGTCCGGATGGTGCCGATGGAGACCGTTTTTTCGAAGTTTCCCAAAGTGATCCGCGATACCGCCAAAAAACTCGATAAAAAAATCGATTTCAAACATTTCGGCGAAAGCGTCGAAATCGACAAGGCGATGATCGAAGGGCTCACCGATCCTCTGATGCACATCGTCCGCAACGGTCTGGATCACGGGATCGAATCGCCCGAAAAACGGCGTGCCCTCGGAAAACCCGAAACGGGAACGCTGATGATGAGCGCCGAACAGGCCAACGGGCAGATGATCATCAAGATCCAAGACGACGGCGGCGGGATCAACGTCGCCAAAGTGACGGCCAAAGCACTCGAAAACGGGGTCATCGACGAGCATCAGGCCGCAGCCATGAGCAAAGAGGAAAAAGCGATGCTGATCTTTGCCCCGGGTCTCTCGACCGCCGACGCGGTTACCGACATTTCGGGGCGCGGCGTCGGGATGGACGTGGTCATGTCCAACATCAAAAAACTCGGCGGCGCGATCAAGGTAGACACCGAAGAGGGGTACGGCACGACGTTTACGATCGCCCTTCCCCTGACGCTCGCGATCCTCGACGGGCTCAATATCCGAATCGGGCGCGAGCAGTTTATCCTGCCGTTGTCGGCGATTATCGAATCGCTAAAGCCCGAAGAAGAGATGATCAAGCACATCGGGGACAAGGATTCGGAGATGCTCATGCTGCGCAACGAGTTTATCCCGATCGTTCGGCTGCACAACGTATTCAACGTCGCCCCCCAGTACCGCAAGCTCACCGAAGGGCTGCTCATCGTGGTACGTTCGGCCGCGCAGAAAATCGCCCTCTTCGTCGACGAGTTCATGAACCAGCAGCAGTTTGTCATCAAACCGCTGGACAAAAATTTCCGCAACGCGCAGGGGATCGGCGGCGCCACGGTACGCGGAGACGGAACGATCGGCCTTATCATCGACACAATGAACATATTAGAGAAAAATTACTAG
- a CDS encoding response regulator has product MPKILIVDDSNMLRDMVKYALNEGGYPDVTEAIDGADGLEKAKATVFDLIVTDINMPNMNGFDLIVELRKLPSYAKTPILTLTTEKNDDMKAKGKAVGATGWIVKPFVPEQLLKAVGIVLSR; this is encoded by the coding sequence ATGCCAAAGATTTTGATTGTTGACGATTCCAATATGCTGCGCGACATGGTCAAATACGCCCTGAACGAAGGGGGATACCCCGACGTCACCGAAGCGATCGACGGTGCCGACGGTCTCGAAAAAGCCAAAGCGACGGTGTTCGACCTGATCGTGACCGACATCAACATGCCCAACATGAACGGATTTGACCTGATCGTGGAACTGCGCAAGCTTCCCTCGTACGCCAAAACCCCGATTCTGACCCTCACTACCGAAAAGAACGACGACATGAAAGCCAAAGGAAAGGCGGTCGGAGCAACCGGATGGATCGTCAAGCCGTTCGTACCCGAGCAGCTTCTCAAGGCGGTCGGAATCGTTCTCAGCCGCTAA